The DNA region TGGCCCTACTGCAAAAACCATGTCATTTTTGTTAATAGTATCGACTAATAATTGTTGGTTAGGCGTCATTGCTTTCACAATTTTACCACCTACTCCGTGTACTAAAATTTTGTCATTTGGACTCATTTTTTTGTCGTCCTGAGGGTCTCCTAAAATAACACGTTCAATAACATTATCATCAATATTGTTGTAACGGGTAAAATGAAGCATCAATCTTTGAAAACGCCTTTCGAACTCATCCAATATGTCTTTTTCTCCAAATGCTTTGATAGTTGTTCCTCTGGCAACTATTTTTAATTTTGGATAATATTTTTTAATGGTTTCAAGATGAGTGTCTTGAGCACCCCAAAACTCTTTTGGAGCGATGTCTATGAGCTCGATAATTCTTTCGTTCAAAGGGTCTAATTTTACAGTTTTACTTAATCAATTTTAAAACTCCTCCAAAATGCTTTTCATCTTGGTTTTATTTGGTTACTAATTAGAATTTATTTTGGCTTTTTTGCAATTTTGAAATTACTATTATTAGCTTTGCATATCTCAAATTTAATGAAAATTAATTTTAGAATTCACCATTAGTTATAAACAAAAATATGTCAATAATTACCCTTACTACCGATTATGGCTTGAAAGACCACTTTGTTGGTTCGCTAAAAGGGAAAATTTTATCTGAGTATCCAGAAGCCCAAATTATTGATATTTCGCACGATATAGATCCCTTTAACATTGTAGAAGCCAGCTACATAATCGGTGCTTCTTATTCCAGTTTTCCCAAAGGAACAGTTCATCTTATTGGGGTCGATATGGAATTAAACAAGGAGAATCTTCATATTGTGATGCAATGGAACGATTCTTATTTTATTGCTGCCGATAACGGAATTTTAAGCATGCTTTCGCAAAAAATTGTTCCACAAAAAATTGTAGCCATCAATATCCATGACCGTTTACCAAGTGATGCATCTGGATTAGATGTTTTTGTAACTGTGGCTTGCCATATTGCCAGAGGCGGCTTACTAAATGTTATTGGAAGAGAGATTAACACTGTAAAAGAAGTGACCGAACTAAAAGCCGTTGTTGCTAATGATAACAACAGTCTTAAAGGTCATGTAATATATATTGATCATTTTGGAAATGTGGTGACAAACATCACAAAAAAACAATTTCTGGAAGTTGCTAAAGGACGTCCTTATGAAATCCAAATGAAGACCAAAAACATCAAAACTATATTACCGAATTATTCAGCAATTGCAATTTCGGATAAATACCCGATTAAGAATTACGAAGGAGAGAAATTAGCCATTTTTAACGAAGCAGGCTATCTCGAAATTGCCATTTTCAGAAGTAATCCTTCTAAAATTGGTTCCGCAAGTAGTTTGTTAGGACTCAATTACCGTGATGTAGTTTCGATAGAATTTAAGAATTAAGATTTTAGATTAATGATTAACGATTTAAGATTTTTGAAGTAAAAAAAACACAACTCATAACTCAAAACCCATAACTCAATATATGAAAGCCATATTATTACGTGAAATTAAATCCTTTTTTGGTTCGCCAATAGGCTATTTAGTTATCGCTATTTTTCTTATCATCAATGGATTGTTCCTTTGGGTATTTGAAGGCGAATACAATATTCTAAATTCAGGATTTGCCGATATGACTCCTTTTTTCAGTCTAGCACCTTGGATTTTAATTTTCCTAATCCCTGCGGTAACTATGCGTAGTTTTTCGGATGAAAAAAAACAAGGAACACTAGAACTTCTCTTAACCAAACCTTTATCAATATGGCAAATCGTTAATGGAAAGTTTTTTGGTGCTTTACTACTAATCGTCATTGCTATTATTCCAAGTTATTTTTATGTAGTAGTGATTTCTAGTTTAGGAATGCCTGAAGGAAATATCGATATGGGAAGCACCATTGGATCTTATTTTGGATTATTATTTTTAATTGCCGCTTATTCAGCAATTGGGATTTTTACTTCTACCCTATCCGATAACCAAATTGTAGCTTTTATTCTAGCCGTATTTTTATGCTTCTTCTTCTATTTTGGATTTGAAGGATTTGCAACTATTGTTCCTGCTCTTTCTTCCAAAATTTCTGCTTTAGGTATGCAAAATCATTTTAAAAGTATGAGTCGTGGTGTAATTGACACACGCGATTTGACCTATTTCATTAGTGTAACTATAGCCTTTCTTTCGTTTACTGTTTACCAACTTAAATCTTTCAAATTGTAATGATAGCAGCAAAAAAAGAAATCTAAAATCGGTATTTATTATTGTTGCCGTTTTGTTAGTCATCAACCTCATTGGTAACTCCTTTTTTCATCGATTTGACTTAACAAAAGATCATCGCTACACG from Flavobacterium nitratireducens includes:
- the gldF gene encoding gliding motility-associated ABC transporter permease subunit GldF, encoding MKAILLREIKSFFGSPIGYLVIAIFLIINGLFLWVFEGEYNILNSGFADMTPFFSLAPWILIFLIPAVTMRSFSDEKKQGTLELLLTKPLSIWQIVNGKFFGALLLIVIAIIPSYFYVVVISSLGMPEGNIDMGSTIGSYFGLLFLIAAYSAIGIFTSTLSDNQIVAFILAVFLCFFFYFGFEGFATIVPALSSKISALGMQNHFKSMSRGVIDTRDLTYFISVTIAFLSFTVYQLKSFKL
- a CDS encoding SAM hydrolase/SAM-dependent halogenase family protein gives rise to the protein MSIITLTTDYGLKDHFVGSLKGKILSEYPEAQIIDISHDIDPFNIVEASYIIGASYSSFPKGTVHLIGVDMELNKENLHIVMQWNDSYFIAADNGILSMLSQKIVPQKIVAINIHDRLPSDASGLDVFVTVACHIARGGLLNVIGREINTVKEVTELKAVVANDNNSLKGHVIYIDHFGNVVTNITKKQFLEVAKGRPYEIQMKTKNIKTILPNYSAIAISDKYPIKNYEGEKLAIFNEAGYLEIAIFRSNPSKIGSASSLLGLNYRDVVSIEFKN